A region from the Gymnogyps californianus isolate 813 chromosome 14, ASM1813914v2, whole genome shotgun sequence genome encodes:
- the PKD2L2 gene encoding polycystic kidney disease 2-like 2 protein yields the protein MEPSAARQWPAVDRRLSGSGAVRPRVSCSRELELKTTLRELVIYIVFLTDLCILTFGMVSMDMYYLNKVMSHLFLEPSSSEDNRSGFKSIGSRADFWRFAEGPLLDGLYWDKWYNNTTLTLQNNSHIYYENLLLGVAQIRQLKVRNNTCSIYPYFRTFLEDCYSEYRYRAEDRSDFGLRNESEWKYTSATSLSPWYWGSVGLYSSGGYMFTLPKSKQESVEKLVFLRQNSWLTRGTRVVFIDFSTYNANINLFCIIKLVVEFPATGGALTSSHIYSVKLLRYITYYDYFLASCEIAFCLFIITFIIQEAIKIVKLKKEYFRSAWNWLDLLLLVVSILAIAFNIYSTVEVSLLMEELLSDAQVYPDFYFLAFWQVLYNNMIAVNIFFAWIKVLILKYVSFNKTMTQLSSTLSRCAKDIIGFAIMFFIIFFAYAQLGYLVFGSQVEEFSTFQNCIFTQFRIVLGDFNFETTEAANRILGPIYFITFVFFVFFILLNMFLAIINDTYSEVKADFEVIPSQELQIRDLFRQSCNKALVKLKLKKPEMDTNPAGESLERKDISKLSNGDSANEKSHLKLSKLQKGKEKLCQQYPSTEDMDSVTAQSYVSTAEFQQLFRYTAELEKELNNTNAKLRRIMKSMQKLKDTSGKTAQ from the exons ATGGAGCCGTCGGCAGCGCGGCAGTGGCCCGCGGTGGACCGGAGGCTGAGCGGCAGCG GTGCCGTGAGACCCCGGGTCAGTTGCAGCAGAGAACTGGAACTGAAAACCACCCTGCGGGAGCTGGTCATCTACATCGTTTTCCTGACAGACCTCTGCATAC TGACGTTTGGCATGGTGAGCATGGACATGTACTACCTGAACAAAGTCATGTCCCATCTCTTCCTGGAGCCTTCCTCCTCTGAGGACAACAGGAGTGGTTTCAAGAGTATTGGGAGCAGAGCTGATTTCTGGAGG TTTGCAGAGGGACCACTGTTGGATGGACTCTACTGGGACAAATGGTATAACAACACGACGTTAACCCTCCAGAACAACAGCCATATTTACTACGAGAATTTGCTGTTAGGAGTAGCCCAGATTCGCCAGCTGAAAGTACGCAACAACACTTGCTCCATCTACCCATATTTCCGTACTTTTTTAGAAGACTGTTACAGTGAATATCGTTATCGAGCTGAAGACAGGTCTGACTTCGGTCTGAGGAACGAATCTGA ATGGAAATACACCTCAGCCACTTCATTATCCCCATGGTACTGGGGATCTGTGGGCTTGTACAGCAGTGGAGGATATATGTTCACCTTACCTAAATCGAAGCAGGAGAGCGTGGAGAAGTTGGTGTTTCTCAGGCAGAACAGCTGGCTCACTAGAGGAACCAGAGTTGTATTTATTGACTTCTCAACGTATAATGCTAACATAAACCTCTTCTGTATAATCAA gttggTGGTAGAGTTCCCTGCCACCGGGGGTGCTCTCACCTCCTCACATATCTACTCTGTGAAGCTCCTCAGATACATCACGTATTATGATTACTTCCTGGCTTCTTGCGAAATCGCCTTTTGCCTCTTTATCATTACATTCATAATCCAGGAAGctataaaaatagtaaaactgaaaaaggaatatttcagaAGTGCCTGGAACTGGCtggatttgctgctgctggtg gTATCCATCCTTGCCATTGCCTTCAACATCTACAGCACTGTAGAAGTGTCCCTGCTGATGGAAGAGCTGCTGTCTGATGCCCAGGTATATCCAGACTTCTATTTCCTTGCATTCTGGCAAGTCCTTTACAACAACATGATTGCTGTCAACATCTTCTTTGCTTGGATAAAGGTATTG ATACTTAAATATGTAAGCTTTAACAAAACCATGACGCAGCTGTCCTCTACTTTATCTCGCTGTGCCAAAGACATCATTGGATTTGCCATCATGTTCTTCATCATTTTCTTCGCCTATGCCCAGTTAGGCTATCTGGTCTTCGGGTCGCAAGTTGAAGAGTTTTCCACTTTCCAAAACTGCAT CTTTACACAGTTTCGTATTGTGCTgggagattttaattttgaaaccacagaagcagcaaacagaATCCTTGGACCTATTTACTTCATCAcatttgtattctttgtgttCTTCATATTGCTG AACATGTTTTTGGCTATCATAAATGACACCTATTCAGAAGTCAAAGCAGACTTTGAAGTGATACCCAGTCAAGAACTTCAGATCAGAGACCTCTTTAGACAG AGTTGCAATAAGGCCCTTGTCAAGCTCAAGTTGAAGAAACCAGAGATGGATACAAATCCAGCAGGCGAGAGCTTGGAAAG AAAGGATATTTCTAAGCTTTCCAATGGAGACAGTGCTAATGAAAAG AGCCATCTGAAGTTATCAAAgctacagaaagggaaagaaaaactttgcCAGCAGTATCCATCTACTGAGGACATGGACTCAGTCACAGCTCAGAGCTACGTCTCCACTGCCGAATTTCAGCA
- the MYOT gene encoding myotilin isoform X2 yields the protein MYNKQASISSMQKTSDQEIRGTKEALIQDLEKKLRCKDNLLQNGNQRLTYEERMARRLLGPVNAASVLEAQSEDNMQNAQHQNAENIRLQVPTTHVRSRPSSRGDERGHDSIQEKFFQPRFTQVPEDIIIEEGRFCRLDFKVSGLPTPDVMWYQNGRMVHQDQFHKMIVSEKGFHSFIFEAVKSSDAGTYECVAVNRAGEASFAVKVEVIAKEHHTPPTFIFKPQSKKVFEGDTARLECQISAIPTPRIYWKRNNEMVQYNTDRISLLHDNTGRICLLIHNANKKDAGWYTVSAVNGAGVATCHARLEVATHANKPVPAPKQLRVRPTFSKYLALNGRGLDVKQAFSPEGEFQRLAEQSGLYESDEL from the exons ATGTATAACAAACAAGCTAGCATCAGCTCTATGCAGAAGACATCAGACCAAGAAATTCGAGGAACAAAAGAGGCCCTCATTCAGGACTTGGAAAAGAAACTCCGATGCAAAGACAACCTTCTCCAGAATGGCAACCAG CGATTAACTTATGAAGAAAGAATGGCTCGCAGGCTGCTCGGACCAGTAAATGCTGCATCTGTGTTGGAAGCACAAAGTGAAGACAACATGCAGAACGCACAG cACCAGAATGCGGAAAACATCAGGCTGCAGGTTCCTACAACCCATGTAAG GAGCAGACCGTCCTCAAGAGGAGATGAACGTGGACATGACTCAATCCAGGAAAAGTTTTTTCAGCCACGTTTTACACAAGTGCCTGAAGACATAATTATTGAGGAGGGGCGATTCTGCAGGCTCGACTTCAAA GTTAGTGGGCTGCCAACTCCAGATGTGATGTGGTATCAGAATGGAAGGATGGTTCATCAAGATCAGTTCCATAAAATGATAGTGTCAGAAAAGGGATTCCACTCGTTTATTTTTGAAGCAGTCAAATCATCTGATGCGGGGACATACGAATGTGTAGCTGTCAACCGTGCAGGAGAAGCGTCTTTCGCAGTAAAAGTGGAAGTAATTG CAAAAGAACATCACACGCCTCCAACTTTCATCTTCAAGCCACAAAGCAAAAAGGTTTTTGAAGGAGATACAGCCCGACTCGAATGCCAGATCTCTGCTATCCCAACACCTCGGAtttactggaaaagaaacaacGAAATGGTACAATATAATACAGACCGAATAAG cttgttACACGACAATACTGGAAGGATTTGCCTCCTGATTCATAATGCAAACAAGAAAGATGCTGGCTGGTATACCGTATCTGCTGTCAATGGAGCAGGTGTGGCCACATGCCATGCCAGGCTGGAGGTTGCAA cacATGCAAACAAGCCAGTTCCAGCCCCAAAGCAATTACGGGTTCGACCAACTTTTAGCAAGTATTTGGCACTTAATGGAAGAGGACTGGATGTGAAACAAGCTTTCTCACCAGAAGGAGAGTTTCAGCGTTTGGCTGAGCAGTCTGGACTGTATGAAAGTGATGAACTTTAA
- the MYOT gene encoding myotilin isoform X1 — protein sequence MSVPNFPSVSSMCQPTMFNYERPKHFIQSKNVCQGQQQPPGPAASTESSRQIKQSSILIQPRNPSGQKFSSSSSLSSSITLSSPSCSAPKESTYPVTPASAQSPASSSSGQRLISMPNQPPAAFLCSVLPSQPDYNSQTPSPMEPHYSQPMYNKQASISSMQKTSDQEIRGTKEALIQDLEKKLRCKDNLLQNGNQRLTYEERMARRLLGPVNAASVLEAQSEDNMQNAQHQNAENIRLQVPTTHVRSRPSSRGDERGHDSIQEKFFQPRFTQVPEDIIIEEGRFCRLDFKVSGLPTPDVMWYQNGRMVHQDQFHKMIVSEKGFHSFIFEAVKSSDAGTYECVAVNRAGEASFAVKVEVIAKEHHTPPTFIFKPQSKKVFEGDTARLECQISAIPTPRIYWKRNNEMVQYNTDRISLLHDNTGRICLLIHNANKKDAGWYTVSAVNGAGVATCHARLEVATHANKPVPAPKQLRVRPTFSKYLALNGRGLDVKQAFSPEGEFQRLAEQSGLYESDEL from the exons ATGAGTGTCCCTAATTTCCCATCCGTTTCCTCTATGTGCCAACCAACCATGTTTAACTACGAACGTCCAAAACACTTTATCCAGTCTAAGAATGTGTGTCAAGGGCAACAGCAGCCTCCAGGACCCGCAGCCTCTACAGAGTCAAGCAGACAAATCAAACAGTCCTCCATCCTAATACAGCCTCGTAACCCAAGCGGGCAGAAATTCTCCTCCTCATCATCGCTGAGCTCTTCAATCACGCTCTCCTCGCCTTCCTGTAGTGCCCCTAAGGAATCCACATATCCCGTCACACCTGCATCTGCGCAGTCTCCTGCTAGCTCATCATCTGGGCAACGGCTTATATCCATGCCTAACCAACCCCCCGCAGCATTCCTGTGCTCAGTGCTACCCTCGCAGCCCGACTATAACAGCCAAACTCCTTCTCCTATGGAACCTCA TTACTCACAACCAATGTATAACAAACAAGCTAGCATCAGCTCTATGCAGAAGACATCAGACCAAGAAATTCGAGGAACAAAAGAGGCCCTCATTCAGGACTTGGAAAAGAAACTCCGATGCAAAGACAACCTTCTCCAGAATGGCAACCAG CGATTAACTTATGAAGAAAGAATGGCTCGCAGGCTGCTCGGACCAGTAAATGCTGCATCTGTGTTGGAAGCACAAAGTGAAGACAACATGCAGAACGCACAG cACCAGAATGCGGAAAACATCAGGCTGCAGGTTCCTACAACCCATGTAAG GAGCAGACCGTCCTCAAGAGGAGATGAACGTGGACATGACTCAATCCAGGAAAAGTTTTTTCAGCCACGTTTTACACAAGTGCCTGAAGACATAATTATTGAGGAGGGGCGATTCTGCAGGCTCGACTTCAAA GTTAGTGGGCTGCCAACTCCAGATGTGATGTGGTATCAGAATGGAAGGATGGTTCATCAAGATCAGTTCCATAAAATGATAGTGTCAGAAAAGGGATTCCACTCGTTTATTTTTGAAGCAGTCAAATCATCTGATGCGGGGACATACGAATGTGTAGCTGTCAACCGTGCAGGAGAAGCGTCTTTCGCAGTAAAAGTGGAAGTAATTG CAAAAGAACATCACACGCCTCCAACTTTCATCTTCAAGCCACAAAGCAAAAAGGTTTTTGAAGGAGATACAGCCCGACTCGAATGCCAGATCTCTGCTATCCCAACACCTCGGAtttactggaaaagaaacaacGAAATGGTACAATATAATACAGACCGAATAAG cttgttACACGACAATACTGGAAGGATTTGCCTCCTGATTCATAATGCAAACAAGAAAGATGCTGGCTGGTATACCGTATCTGCTGTCAATGGAGCAGGTGTGGCCACATGCCATGCCAGGCTGGAGGTTGCAA cacATGCAAACAAGCCAGTTCCAGCCCCAAAGCAATTACGGGTTCGACCAACTTTTAGCAAGTATTTGGCACTTAATGGAAGAGGACTGGATGTGAAACAAGCTTTCTCACCAGAAGGAGAGTTTCAGCGTTTGGCTGAGCAGTCTGGACTGTATGAAAGTGATGAACTTTAA